In a single window of the Amycolatopsis sp. cg5 genome:
- a CDS encoding ABC transporter permease: MFRLAIRSILAHKARYLLPTIGVLLGVAFVVGSLLYGASVSAAAKRAQAHGRSDVAVKVTPDRISTPMGDNVLRQLQAVPGVVQARPIVDGRALLVGTDSAVVGRPELGEGVSYDAARFPLRAGTAPSGPGEVAIDERAAAKTGFGVGAQVSVIVKSEVRQVRLVGVFTNDTMGIAPGVTRVAFDLKTALAQFSRPSGSYTAIDLVAEPGVTPGKLRTETTAVLPKALVVQTADAFDSRQDDGKLTEILLVFAAVALFVSAFLVANTFTMLAAARARENALLRAVGASRRHVLRTVLAEALVLGLIATVLGYLLGIGAAFVLNRVFATADQASVPLEVFDVGALCAAIGVGIGVTTIAAYLPARRAAAIPPVAALRTGVPQTAKSLRRRNIVGVAVTVLGIGLIVAGVKNDDLVYAGAPVMLVGLIVLMPWLSLGLTKILRGPLTRLSGMRGTLAVENTRRNPRRTAATATTLMIGLSVCAAVTVPIASLSAADAQRSATSDKADIEITSVDWGRLGAGVAADVAKLPGVQAVTPMSVFPIQLDKGGYLNPNGVDPRTIGSFLSLKVAQGSLDQLANGFAVSEELATKHGWTLGSVVSGNPTVPFGDPTISLPVVAIYETPESVENQALIAAPAGFTPAKVLVKTGQDATTARAAIRQALANPSLLIQTKAEVVDEMGSRSTLFLNILYALLSVSVLIGALGVVNTMTMATFERMREIGLLRAVGLSRKQVGSVLRLESVIIAMMGAVIGLVAGCALGAVAVLSQEKLTLVIPWARLGLFVLLTVVIGILASLWPARQAARTPILTAIHSDTE, from the coding sequence ATGTTCCGCCTCGCCATCCGCTCGATACTGGCTCACAAGGCCAGGTATCTGCTGCCCACGATCGGCGTGCTGCTCGGCGTCGCGTTCGTCGTGGGTTCGCTGCTCTACGGTGCGTCGGTCAGCGCGGCGGCCAAGCGGGCGCAGGCGCACGGGCGAAGCGACGTCGCGGTCAAGGTGACCCCGGACCGCATCAGCACGCCGATGGGCGACAACGTGCTACGGCAGCTTCAAGCGGTGCCGGGGGTCGTGCAGGCCAGGCCTATCGTCGACGGCCGCGCGCTGCTCGTCGGCACGGACAGCGCGGTGGTCGGGCGGCCCGAACTCGGGGAAGGCGTGAGCTACGACGCCGCGCGGTTCCCGCTGCGTGCCGGAACGGCGCCGAGCGGCCCCGGCGAGGTCGCCATCGACGAACGCGCCGCCGCGAAGACCGGTTTCGGGGTCGGCGCTCAGGTCAGCGTGATCGTCAAGAGCGAAGTACGCCAGGTGCGGCTCGTGGGGGTGTTCACCAACGACACCATGGGAATCGCCCCTGGCGTCACCCGAGTCGCGTTCGACCTGAAGACCGCGCTCGCTCAGTTCTCGCGGCCCTCAGGCAGCTACACGGCCATCGACCTGGTGGCCGAACCCGGCGTCACCCCGGGCAAGCTACGGACCGAGACGACCGCCGTGCTGCCCAAGGCGCTGGTCGTTCAAACGGCCGACGCGTTCGATTCCAGGCAGGACGACGGCAAGCTCACCGAGATCCTGCTCGTCTTCGCCGCCGTGGCACTGTTCGTCTCCGCGTTCCTCGTCGCGAACACGTTCACCATGCTCGCCGCCGCACGCGCCCGTGAAAACGCGCTGCTGCGCGCGGTCGGCGCGTCACGCAGGCACGTGCTGCGCACGGTTCTCGCCGAAGCACTCGTGCTCGGCCTGATCGCCACCGTGCTCGGGTACCTGCTCGGCATCGGCGCGGCCTTCGTGCTCAACCGCGTCTTCGCGACAGCAGACCAAGCGAGTGTGCCACTGGAGGTGTTCGACGTCGGCGCGCTGTGCGCCGCCATCGGGGTCGGCATCGGCGTGACCACGATCGCCGCCTACCTCCCCGCGCGCCGCGCCGCCGCGATCCCGCCGGTCGCGGCACTGCGCACCGGTGTCCCGCAGACCGCGAAGTCGTTGCGCCGCAGGAACATCGTCGGCGTCGCCGTCACGGTGCTGGGCATCGGGCTCATCGTGGCAGGCGTCAAGAACGACGATCTGGTCTACGCGGGCGCGCCGGTGATGCTGGTCGGTTTGATCGTGCTCATGCCTTGGCTCAGCCTGGGCTTGACCAAGATCCTGCGCGGGCCACTGACCCGGCTGAGCGGAATGCGCGGCACACTGGCCGTCGAAAACACTCGCCGCAACCCACGCCGCACCGCCGCCACCGCGACCACGCTGATGATCGGCCTGTCCGTGTGCGCCGCCGTCACCGTGCCCATCGCCTCCCTCTCCGCCGCGGACGCCCAGCGGTCGGCTACCTCCGACAAGGCCGACATCGAGATCACCTCGGTCGACTGGGGCAGGCTCGGGGCGGGCGTCGCCGCGGACGTCGCGAAGCTGCCCGGGGTCCAGGCCGTCACACCGATGTCGGTCTTCCCCATCCAGCTGGACAAGGGCGGTTACCTGAACCCGAACGGGGTGGATCCGCGGACCATCGGGAGCTTCCTCTCGCTCAAGGTCGCACAGGGCTCGCTCGATCAGCTCGCGAACGGCTTCGCGGTCTCGGAAGAGCTCGCGACCAAGCACGGCTGGACACTCGGCTCGGTCGTCTCGGGAAACCCGACGGTTCCCTTCGGAGACCCGACCATCTCCCTGCCGGTCGTGGCCATCTACGAGACACCTGAGTCGGTGGAAAACCAGGCGCTGATCGCCGCACCGGCGGGGTTCACCCCGGCGAAGGTCCTGGTGAAGACCGGCCAGGACGCGACGACCGCCCGCGCGGCGATCCGGCAGGCGCTGGCCAACCCGTCGCTGCTGATCCAGACCAAGGCCGAAGTCGTCGACGAAATGGGCTCGCGGTCCACGCTCTTCCTGAACATCCTGTACGCGCTTCTCAGCGTTTCAGTGCTCATCGGGGCGCTCGGCGTGGTCAACACGATGACCATGGCAACCTTCGAGCGAATGCGCGAGATCGGCCTGCTGCGCGCGGTCGGCCTCAGCCGCAAGCAGGTCGGCTCGGTGCTGCGGCTCGAGTCGGTGATCATCGCGATGATGGGCGCGGTCATCGGGCTGGTGGCCGGCTGCGCGCTCGGGGCCGTCGCGGTGCTGAGCCAAGAGAAGCTGACCTTGGTCATTCCCTGGGCCCGGCTCGGCCTCTTCGTGCTGCTGACCGTGGTGATCGGGATTCTGGCCTCGCTCTGGCCAGCCCGTCAGGCGGCCAGGACGCCCATCCTGACGGCCATCCACTCCGACACCGAATAG
- a CDS encoding cytochrome c biogenesis protein DipZ encodes MPTLLLVGVLAGIVTSLSPCVLPVLPVVLTAGARRPWGVVGGLVTSFSLATLFGSPVLEALHLPGELLRDAGIAALVLLGLGLLFPKAGELLERPFTRLRGRAAKPESNGFAAGLALGLVYVPCAGPVLATIAVVGSTHQIGFDALLLTAAFGVGTGIPLLVLAASGGALARRAGFLRRHARRVRGTTGAALVLVAAVTAVDLAAPLQRIVPDYTATTQQALGEKQLDRLTHAPDFTGVTQWLNTGKPLSLSELRGKVVVVSFWTYSCINCQRALPHLKQWYDTYRDSGLVVVGVHTPEFAFEHDPANVADQAKALGVKYPIAIDNDYATWNAYGNNYWPAAYLIDGSGQVRRSIFGEGHYAEFEQELRQALGDHALPEPTDIPDTTPKTSLTPETYLGTEHAGGTTGQTRAYSFPAEASPDTFSLAGTWTSEKEYVTSGPDARLRLDFRAASVHWVLGGSGTVTLDNGTTIAVSGAPKLYTLLTGHLGHGVLTMAVSPGVRAYAFTFG; translated from the coding sequence ATGCCCACTCTGCTTCTCGTCGGCGTGCTCGCCGGGATCGTCACCAGCCTCTCCCCCTGCGTGCTGCCGGTTCTGCCCGTCGTGCTGACCGCGGGCGCGCGGCGGCCGTGGGGTGTCGTCGGCGGCCTGGTGACGAGCTTCAGCCTGGCCACGCTGTTCGGCTCGCCCGTGCTCGAGGCGTTGCACCTGCCCGGTGAGCTGCTGCGGGACGCCGGGATCGCCGCGCTCGTGCTGCTCGGGCTCGGATTGCTCTTCCCGAAGGCCGGTGAGCTGCTGGAACGGCCGTTCACCCGGCTGCGGGGCCGCGCCGCCAAGCCGGAGAGCAACGGCTTCGCCGCCGGGCTCGCGCTCGGGCTGGTGTACGTGCCGTGCGCCGGGCCGGTGCTGGCGACCATCGCCGTGGTCGGGTCGACGCATCAGATCGGGTTCGACGCGCTGCTGCTGACCGCCGCTTTCGGCGTGGGGACCGGCATTCCGCTGCTCGTGCTCGCGGCTTCCGGCGGCGCGCTGGCCCGGCGCGCGGGCTTCCTGCGCAGGCACGCGCGCCGCGTCCGGGGCACCACCGGAGCCGCGTTGGTGCTCGTCGCGGCCGTCACCGCGGTCGACCTCGCCGCGCCGCTGCAGCGCATCGTGCCCGACTACACGGCCACGACCCAGCAGGCGCTCGGCGAGAAACAACTCGACCGGCTCACGCACGCCCCCGACTTCACCGGCGTCACCCAGTGGCTCAACACCGGCAAACCGCTGTCGCTGAGCGAATTGCGCGGCAAGGTGGTCGTGGTCAGCTTCTGGACCTACAGCTGTATCAACTGCCAGCGCGCGCTGCCGCACCTCAAACAGTGGTACGACACGTACCGCGACAGCGGACTCGTCGTGGTCGGCGTGCACACCCCCGAGTTCGCGTTCGAGCACGATCCCGCGAACGTGGCCGACCAAGCCAAGGCGCTCGGCGTCAAGTACCCCATCGCCATCGACAACGACTACGCCACCTGGAACGCCTACGGCAACAACTACTGGCCCGCCGCGTACCTGATCGACGGCTCCGGGCAGGTCCGGCGGTCGATCTTCGGCGAGGGCCACTACGCCGAGTTCGAGCAGGAACTCCGCCAGGCACTCGGCGACCACGCGCTCCCCGAGCCGACCGACATTCCCGACACGACCCCGAAGACCTCGCTGACGCCGGAAACCTATCTCGGCACCGAACACGCCGGCGGCACCACCGGCCAGACCCGCGCCTACAGCTTCCCGGCGGAGGCCTCCCCCGACACCTTCTCGCTGGCGGGCACCTGGACGTCCGAAAAGGAATACGTCACCTCAGGCCCGGATGCCCGGCTGCGGCTGGATTTCCGCGCCGCGTCCGTCCACTGGGTACTCGGCGGTTCGGGCACGGTGACGCTGGACAACGGGACCACGATCGCTGTTTCGGGCGCTCCCAAGCTGTACACGCTGCTGACCGGCCACTTAGGACACGGCGTGCTGACGATGGCGGTCAGCCCCGGCGTGCGGGCTTACGCGTTCACGTTCGGCTGA
- a CDS encoding aldo/keto reductase produces MPLDQYYLLGRSGLRVSRLALGTMNFGTSGFHASYGKTLDEARPIFRRYLEAGGNFVDTADFYTAGESETILGELIAETGSRDRLVLTSKFTNSVDPGDPNAGGNGRKHIIRAVEASLRRLGTDYLDLYLLHTWDRITPVEEVLRTFDDLVSAGKIRHAGLSDVPAWYAARAQTLADAHRLEPMVSLQLPYSLAERTIETEHVPAGQALGLGITAWSPLASGFLTGKYRASDQGLAGEGRLSGTGSEWTDQQWALLTTLASVAGKLDVTMAQVALNWVATQPGIASAIVGASSAGQLDSSMAALDFELPAELRAELDEASAVPPAKPYVMFTPEYQSWLVNTGTKVGDKPDGYAPAVRNWVSRK; encoded by the coding sequence ATGCCACTCGATCAGTACTACCTGCTCGGCCGCTCCGGCCTCCGCGTCAGCCGCCTGGCACTGGGCACGATGAACTTCGGCACCAGCGGTTTCCATGCCTCGTACGGGAAAACCCTCGACGAGGCCCGCCCGATCTTCCGGCGTTACCTGGAGGCGGGCGGCAATTTCGTCGACACCGCCGACTTCTACACCGCAGGCGAGAGCGAGACGATACTCGGCGAGCTCATCGCCGAGACCGGGTCGCGCGACCGGCTGGTGCTCACGAGCAAGTTCACCAACAGCGTCGATCCCGGCGATCCCAACGCGGGCGGCAACGGCCGCAAGCACATCATCCGCGCCGTCGAGGCCTCGCTGCGCCGGCTCGGCACCGACTACCTCGACCTCTACCTGCTGCACACCTGGGACCGGATCACCCCGGTCGAAGAGGTGCTGCGCACCTTCGACGACCTGGTCAGCGCGGGCAAGATCCGCCACGCCGGGCTGTCGGACGTGCCTGCCTGGTACGCCGCCCGCGCGCAGACGCTCGCCGACGCGCACCGGCTCGAACCGATGGTCAGCCTGCAACTCCCCTACTCGCTCGCCGAGCGGACCATCGAGACCGAGCACGTCCCCGCCGGGCAGGCGCTCGGCCTCGGCATCACCGCGTGGAGCCCGCTCGCGAGCGGATTCCTGACCGGTAAATATCGCGCGTCCGACCAGGGGCTCGCCGGTGAGGGCCGCCTGAGCGGCACCGGTTCCGAGTGGACGGACCAGCAGTGGGCGCTGCTGACGACACTCGCGTCGGTCGCGGGCAAGCTGGACGTGACCATGGCGCAGGTCGCGCTCAACTGGGTCGCCACGCAGCCGGGCATCGCCTCGGCCATCGTCGGCGCGAGCAGCGCCGGGCAGCTCGATTCCTCGATGGCCGCGCTCGACTTCGAGCTACCCGCCGAACTGCGCGCGGAACTCGACGAAGCCAGCGCCGTGCCACCCGCCAAGCCGTACGTGATGTTCACGCCGGAATACCAGTCCTGGCTGGTCAACACAGGCACAAAGGTCGGCGACAAGCCTGACGGCTACGCCCCGGCCGTCCGCAACTGGGTGTCGCGCAAGTAG
- a CDS encoding ABATE domain-containing protein has product MHHAFPCGNTALDFVGTLKARRNAEPRETLNVPRDLDTWLVEAGVAAAEPGSDPADLAAAVALRESIYDLVRARIVGEAHDPDSITVLNRMAARPPVVPQLSPDGLVLEATSAQALSSVARVAVEILGGPDAELLKECGRPECTQVYLDTSRGLRREWCAMATCGNKMKALAHRARQRGNPPLSPSRLSRA; this is encoded by the coding sequence ATGCACCACGCTTTTCCCTGCGGCAACACCGCGCTGGACTTCGTCGGCACGCTCAAGGCCCGCCGCAACGCCGAGCCCCGCGAGACGCTGAACGTGCCCCGTGACCTGGACACCTGGCTGGTCGAAGCCGGGGTCGCGGCCGCCGAGCCCGGCAGTGATCCGGCCGACCTCGCCGCCGCGGTGGCGCTGCGCGAGTCGATCTACGACCTCGTGCGCGCGCGGATCGTGGGGGAGGCGCACGACCCCGATTCGATCACCGTGCTCAACCGGATGGCGGCCCGTCCGCCGGTGGTGCCCCAGCTCTCGCCGGACGGGCTCGTGCTGGAGGCGACCTCGGCGCAGGCCTTGTCGTCCGTCGCGCGCGTCGCCGTCGAGATCCTCGGCGGGCCGGATGCCGAGCTGCTCAAGGAATGCGGCCGCCCCGAGTGCACCCAGGTCTACCTCGACACCTCCCGCGGCCTGCGCCGGGAATGGTGCGCGATGGCCACCTGCGGCAACAAGATGAAGGCGCTGGCGCACCGGGCGCGCCAGCGCGGCAACCCGCCGCTGAGCCCGTCGAGGCTCAGCCGGGCGTAA
- a CDS encoding hemerythrin domain-containing protein codes for MPDITSLILDDHDWFRRQFARLDDLTEPDELAKVWQPLADLLDVHAAAEEEIFYPHLLRRGDDAEDETLDAIGDHNDIRDAVLEAEQHPPGSQAWLDAVRKAREANSEHMAEEEDDGLADFRRHAGTKLRDELGQKFLDFKKRHEGGRDLVVEDLDPEKYVEEIEAKIGTAAPADGSLGIGGLKGRD; via the coding sequence ATGCCCGACATCACCAGCCTGATCCTGGACGACCACGACTGGTTCCGGCGGCAGTTCGCCAGGCTCGACGACCTCACCGAGCCCGACGAGCTCGCGAAGGTATGGCAACCGCTGGCCGACCTGCTCGACGTGCACGCCGCGGCCGAAGAGGAGATCTTCTACCCGCACCTGCTCCGCCGCGGCGACGACGCCGAGGACGAGACGCTCGACGCGATCGGCGACCACAACGACATCAGGGACGCCGTGCTCGAGGCCGAGCAGCACCCACCCGGCAGCCAGGCGTGGCTCGACGCGGTGCGCAAGGCACGCGAGGCCAACAGCGAACACATGGCCGAGGAAGAGGACGACGGGCTCGCCGACTTCCGGCGGCACGCCGGCACCAAGCTGCGCGACGAGCTGGGCCAGAAGTTCCTGGACTTCAAGAAGCGGCACGAGGGCGGCCGGGACCTGGTCGTCGAAGACCTCGATCCGGAGAAGTACGTCGAAGAAATCGAAGCGAAGATCGGCACTGCCGCACCGGCTGACGGCTCACTCGGCATCGGCGGCCTGAAAGGACGGGACTGA
- a CDS encoding TetR/AcrR family transcriptional regulator → MLTKKGAATRQRIIDAAGAEIRERGVAAATLDDICRRSGTGKSQLFHYFPEGKEQLLLAVAEWEADRVLDDQQPFLGQLTSWEAWDHWRDAVVDRYRRQGVHCPLGVLITEIGRHTPAAQAVTRRLLEQWQRQLEAGVARMRADGRIRDVDPVRAASALLAAIQGGVSILMSTGSSAHLEAALDLYLDYLRDTQLRTAGA, encoded by the coding sequence GTGCTCACCAAGAAAGGCGCCGCGACCCGCCAGCGCATCATCGACGCGGCGGGCGCCGAGATTCGCGAACGTGGCGTGGCCGCGGCGACCCTCGATGACATCTGCCGTCGCAGCGGCACCGGCAAAAGCCAGCTGTTCCACTACTTTCCCGAGGGCAAGGAGCAGCTGTTGCTGGCCGTCGCCGAGTGGGAAGCCGATCGGGTGCTCGACGATCAGCAGCCTTTCCTCGGGCAGCTGACCTCGTGGGAGGCGTGGGACCACTGGCGTGACGCCGTGGTCGACCGGTACCGGCGGCAAGGTGTGCACTGCCCGCTGGGCGTGCTGATCACCGAGATCGGCAGGCACACGCCCGCCGCGCAGGCCGTCACCCGGCGGCTGCTCGAGCAGTGGCAGCGGCAGCTGGAGGCAGGTGTCGCCCGGATGCGGGCGGACGGCCGGATCCGGGACGTGGACCCGGTGCGCGCGGCGAGCGCGTTGCTCGCGGCGATCCAGGGCGGCGTGTCGATCCTGATGTCGACGGGCTCGTCGGCGCATCTCGAAGCCGCGCTGGACCTGTACCTGGACTACTTGCGCGACACCCAGTTGCGGACGGCCGGGGCGTAG
- a CDS encoding tannase/feruloyl esterase family alpha/beta hydrolase, translating to MKRVKMFLGIAALIPLALTQLTPVASATTTAPTCATMTVDAPPGAKIESVQAQRHEGGTVSFPATPLGPAREITDVPAYCEVTVTLTHPGANDHVKVAVTLPETGWSGRLQAAGGSAYTAGDFGAPLVQAVKDGYAGVTTDAGVPLTFLDTSWALKPDNTLNKPLVTDFATRSVHESAVIGKDVARQYFHRAVSYSYWNGCSTGGRQGYSEAQNYPHDFDGILANAPAVNWSQFAVATLWPQTVMNNDHHFVANCVLDAFKQAAIKTCDPRDGVVNGIVDRPDECGYDPRSLVGTKIVCEGKEITVSAADADVMRKIWAGPTDEYGRKLWDGLPKGADPSWLAGTKADENGDLSAPGFAVAVGWVQSFLKKQPGFDTSTLTYAQFRDLFRQSVREFDGVIGTSNPDLSAFRWSGGKLLSFVGTADQLIPPGGTLAYRQQVERRMGPVNDFYRLFLAPGVEHCGGGAGPQPVNPLGALVDWVEHGKAPATLAAATATTTRDLCAYPRFSRYNGQGDPAVASSYHCR from the coding sequence ATGAAACGCGTCAAGATGTTCCTCGGGATCGCCGCGCTGATCCCACTCGCACTGACCCAGCTGACCCCGGTGGCGAGCGCCACCACGACCGCGCCCACGTGCGCCACGATGACCGTCGATGCCCCACCAGGCGCGAAAATCGAGTCGGTACAGGCCCAGCGCCACGAAGGCGGCACGGTCTCCTTCCCCGCCACGCCGCTCGGCCCGGCGCGGGAGATCACCGACGTCCCGGCGTACTGCGAAGTCACCGTGACGCTGACCCATCCCGGCGCGAACGACCACGTCAAGGTCGCGGTCACGCTGCCGGAGACCGGCTGGTCAGGGCGCCTGCAGGCGGCGGGCGGCTCCGCGTACACCGCGGGCGACTTCGGCGCCCCGCTGGTCCAGGCGGTCAAGGACGGCTACGCGGGCGTCACGACCGACGCCGGCGTGCCACTGACGTTCCTCGACACGAGCTGGGCGCTGAAGCCCGACAACACGCTCAACAAGCCGCTGGTGACCGACTTCGCCACCCGCTCGGTGCACGAGTCGGCCGTGATCGGCAAGGACGTCGCCCGGCAGTACTTCCACCGCGCCGTCTCGTATTCCTACTGGAACGGCTGCTCGACCGGCGGCCGCCAGGGCTATTCCGAGGCCCAGAACTACCCGCACGACTTCGACGGCATCCTCGCCAACGCGCCCGCCGTGAACTGGTCACAGTTCGCCGTCGCGACCTTGTGGCCCCAGACGGTCATGAACAACGATCACCACTTCGTCGCCAACTGCGTGCTCGACGCGTTCAAGCAGGCCGCCATCAAGACCTGCGACCCGCGTGACGGCGTCGTGAACGGCATCGTCGACCGGCCGGACGAGTGCGGCTACGACCCGCGCTCGCTCGTCGGCACCAAGATTGTCTGTGAGGGCAAGGAAATCACCGTGTCGGCCGCCGACGCGGACGTCATGCGCAAGATCTGGGCAGGCCCGACCGACGAGTACGGCCGCAAGCTCTGGGACGGCCTTCCCAAGGGCGCCGACCCCAGCTGGCTCGCGGGCACCAAGGCCGACGAGAACGGCGACCTCTCCGCGCCCGGCTTCGCGGTGGCCGTCGGCTGGGTGCAGAGCTTTCTCAAGAAGCAGCCCGGTTTCGACACCTCCACGCTGACGTACGCCCAGTTCCGCGACCTCTTCCGCCAGTCGGTGCGTGAGTTCGACGGCGTCATCGGCACCTCGAACCCGGATCTGTCGGCGTTCCGCTGGTCCGGCGGCAAGCTGCTGTCGTTCGTCGGCACGGCCGACCAGCTCATCCCGCCGGGCGGCACCCTCGCCTACCGTCAGCAGGTCGAGCGGCGGATGGGCCCGGTCAACGACTTCTACCGCCTGTTCCTCGCGCCCGGCGTCGAGCACTGTGGTGGCGGCGCCGGTCCGCAGCCGGTGAACCCGCTGGGCGCGCTGGTCGACTGGGTCGAGCACGGCAAGGCGCCCGCCACCCTCGCGGCGGCCACCGCCACGACCACCCGCGACCTGTGCGCGTACCCGCGTTTCTCCCGCTACAACGGCCAGGGCGACCCGGCCGTCGCTTCCAGCTACCACTGCCGCTGA